Genomic segment of Pseudomonadota bacterium:
ATCATGCAGATTACTGATATAACCAAGCTTACGGCCACCCCGGAAAATCTCGGAAAAATTCTGGCTGACTTCCGCCCTCGGTGAATCCGGCCCCTGACGATAAGTCACCACTCCCTGCCAGCGACCATGATCGGCCAGATATTTAAAGAGATTCTCCGGCAAACCCTTGCTCCGCCCTTCGGCGCCGCCGGCAAACAAATCCCCGCTTTTCGCGCCGGCGTCTTCCCCGACAATCTCCAGGTAAGCCTGGTTACAGAAAAGCCGACGGCCCTGTTCGTCGAGAATCAGGACCCCATCTCCACTGGATGCCAGAGCGGCTTGGTAAATGGCATTTTTCTGGACCGCCCGGCTCAGCCGGCTGAACATGTAAACCGCGAAAAAAACCACGGCCAAAATGAAGGCCACGCATAAAGTAATTACCGGCAGCACCAGACCAAACATGAGTCGGTCGGTTTTTTCCCGGGGGGTGGCCACCATGATCGTCCAATCCGGCTTGATGAGGGACATTTTTTTAAACGTGGCCAGATATGAAACCGCCTCCCCCCCGGTCAGGATATCCAGATTCGTCGAAAAGGCGCTGCCATTGGCTAGGGCGGCGGTTACCAGGGGAAGTTGCGCGTCGTCGACCAGGCAAAGCTGGCCGTTCGGGAAAAAAGCGGAAGACAGGCCGTAAGCCGGATAAAAAAGCTTCGCGAGCAGTCCCGGCAAAGAAGAAAAAGCAACTTCACCACGATCATCAACCACGACAATTTCGCGGCTTTTCTCCAGCGCTAGACTCCGGCAAAAGGAGGAAAACATGAAATCAAAATTATAAGGCACCAGTATCATTCCGACATATTCACCCCGGAAAACTATCCTTTTACTGAAAACGATGACGGGCACCGGCCTGACCCGGAAAAGCTCCGGTACATATTGCATTAGAACCGTCAACCGTTCTTGAATCTGTCCGTCCTCGCCCGCAGCCGAGAATTCACCTTCAAAATGCTGCCACTCGTAAATCTCATGCAAAGGTAAACCCAAGGGCATAAAATCACCGTCGGATCCGGTATAGTAAACCTCACCGTCGGCCGCCACGAAAGCCAGATGGAAAATTTCGGGATAGATTTCCCAGAGCAATTTAAAACGGCTGGAAATCAGTCCCCTGACATCTTCCGCCTGAACAGTCGTGGAGTTGAGCACCGCGGTCACGGTCTGCCGCACGCGTTTAAGATAAAGCTGGAGATTATCGGAGACCCGCTCGGCAAGCATGCCCTGTTCTTTTTCCATTTTGGAAATAAAATGGGAGGTGAAATGATCATAAAGAAGATAGCTGCCCCCACAAAACAGACTCAGAAGGAGCAGGAGCACGAGAAAAAATTTGAGATAAGTCAGTTTTTCCATAGGCTTCGCATCATCAGATTTCCAAGTCCCTAAAAAGCAGCCAAGCCATCGAAGTAAACAAGGTCGCCGGGGTGCAACCGGCGGACCCGTCATTTAATAAACGTAATCACCTATTAATATCAAGTTATTTTTCGGCCACCGGCGGGCACCCGGCTTTTTCCTTGACTTCCGGCCAGGGTTCGTTGTAGCCAGAGGCATGACTATCTCCGCCTCCTTCGTCCTCTACTTGGCTACTTTCATCATGGGAGGCTGCGGCCTCGCCTATGAATACACCCTGAGCCGCGTCGCCGCCGACCTGCTCGGCAACTCGGCCCGCCAATGGGCCCTGGTAATCGGAGCCATGATGTTCTGCATGGGCATCGGAGCCGATCTGCAGAAAAGACTTGACGACCAGCTGCTGCTTGACAAGTTCATCGGGGCTGAAATACTCCTCGGCATTCTGGGCGCCATCGGGCCGCTGGCGCTGCTGTTCACCTACGGCATGGCTCCGGGATACTACATTCCGGTGCAGTATGCCTTCATCTGTGGCATCGGCCTGCTGCTTGGGTTTGAGTTACCGCTGATCGCCCGCCTGAACGAAGTTTACACCAGCCATCTCAAGGTCAATCTGGGCAAGGTTCTGAAGATGGATTATATCGGCGCCCTGGCGGGCGCCCTGACCTGGGTCTTTTTCCTGCCCAAATTCTTCACCCTGATTGAAAGCGCCTTTCTACTTGGTCTTTGCAACCTGGCCGCCGCCGCCATTCTGTTGGTTTACTTTCATGTCCGGGTCAGTCTGCGCGGCCGCCTCTGGAGCCTGCTCCTGGGCGCAACCCTGTTTTTGATCTTCGGCTTCGCGGACGCCAGGGGCATGACCTCTCATGCCGAGCAATACCTCTATCGCGATCGTATTATCCTGAGCCGGACAACCCGCTTTCAGCATATCGTCCTGACCCGCTCGAAAGCCGCCGAGATTTCCTGCTATATCAACGGCAACCTGCAGTTCAACAGCTCCGACGAGCATCTTTACCACGAAAATCTGGTCCACCCCGCCTT
This window contains:
- a CDS encoding response regulator, with product MTGPPVAPRRPCLLRWLGCFLGTWKSDDAKPMEKLTYLKFFLVLLLLLSLFCGGSYLLYDHFTSHFISKMEKEQGMLAERVSDNLQLYLKRVRQTVTAVLNSTTVQAEDVRGLISSRFKLLWEIYPEIFHLAFVAADGEVYYTGSDGDFMPLGLPLHEIYEWQHFEGEFSAAGEDGQIQERLTVLMQYVPELFRVRPVPVIVFSKRIVFRGEYVGMILVPYNFDFMFSSFCRSLALEKSREIVVVDDRGEVAFSSLPGLLAKLFYPAYGLSSAFFPNGQLCLVDDAQLPLVTAALANGSAFSTNLDILTGGEAVSYLATFKKMSLIKPDWTIMVATPREKTDRLMFGLVLPVITLCVAFILAVVFFAVYMFSRLSRAVQKNAIYQAALASSGDGVLILDEQGRRLFCNQAYLEIVGEDAGAKSGDLFAGGAEGRSKGLPENLFKYLADHGRWQGVVTYRQGPDSPRAEVSQNFSEIFRGGRKLGYISNLHDISEERRLQREVEIYSEFLHKEVERQTEVIVQAQKMETVGILAAGFAHDFNNLLASMQGNLELIEVMLVSSPEKAGRYVEKVKQIFTQAADLTRQIIMFSRKEVGLTEPINVAELIEAVMVLVPPTLPAEISFVCLEDSDELKLELEKSTVVQAILNIVLNAGDALAEVETGGQIRIVAKARFVDTYLGRRLNLQEGKWYGEISIADNGCGIAPAMMNHLFDPFFSTKEWTSTKGSGLGLAIAYRTIVNHGGIITVHSELGAGSTFTVYLPVGSESAKRLPAVAGKEGPLQDLKGRVIMVVEDEELLRDSVKVLLELHGARVEVAGDGEAALALLPRFSFDIIVLDLVMPKMGGEKFLGEMQARKIKIPVLIMTGTLNEGFRVSKRFPVVMDVLEKPFSQRQLLQLCSSLSLPC
- a CDS encoding polyamine aminopropyltransferase yields the protein MTISASFVLYLATFIMGGCGLAYEYTLSRVAADLLGNSARQWALVIGAMMFCMGIGADLQKRLDDQLLLDKFIGAEILLGILGAIGPLALLFTYGMAPGYYIPVQYAFICGIGLLLGFELPLIARLNEVYTSHLKVNLGKVLKMDYIGALAGALTWVFFLPKFFTLIESAFLLGLCNLAAAAILLVYFHVRVSLRGRLWSLLLGATLFLIFGFADARGMTSHAEQYLYRDRIILSRTTRFQHIVLTRSKAAEISCYINGNLQFNSSDEHLYHENLVHPAFALVPEARRVLILGGGDGLAAREVLKYPGVTELVLCDLDAEMTSLARNHPEFLKLNQGSLVDSRVKILENHSLTPKPGSKDLLVSSQKREFRQDPRKVAEISLVHLDAALLVEQLAGKFDIIIVDFPDPNSEELTKLYSRTFYRHLGERLARDGIFVQQATSPHHAREAFLCIGRSMTAAGLSVIPYHDNIPSFGEWGWWLGGRGESRSTTQLKESLNEIIDLKIQTRYLTPALIKSSLNFGRNYLETAETEINTLANHKLLTYYLRGWQSGY